A window of the Synchiropus splendidus isolate RoL2022-P1 chromosome 6, RoL_Sspl_1.0, whole genome shotgun sequence genome harbors these coding sequences:
- the LOC128760392 gene encoding olfactory receptor class A-like protein 4 yields the protein MDSYMEADAELVGMGLRVSVSPVQTAFYILLVLLGILGNSTVILVIGKSVIMDHAGGRNSDIIIINMAFSNLLVSVMRNTLLVISDMGLELYSSKEWCQLLMGVWVWLRSVNVWSTLFLSAFHLQTLRRVAPTIGMLHGPRGVPKALLLSLGLIWLVNFIYSIPAHIFSTSGNVNSTETLMLVSSTTRPLLGCVWNFPTEYSGLAYATTSMVIHEALPIILMALTNMSSLYTLYSHSRKSSSTKDALVIKRVPAERRAAKVILALIMLFIASWGTSIISVNYFNYNRGTSADFLLVVARFANIIFIAMSPGVLAIGHRRLRAFIKSALSS from the exons ATGGACAGCTACATGGAGGCAGATGCCGAGCTGGTGGGAATGGGACTTCGTGTCTCAGTGTCCCCGGTCCAAACGGCCTTCTACATCCTCCTGGTGCTGCTGGGAATCCTGGGAAATTCCACGGTGATCCTTGTCATCGGCAAGAGTGTGATTATGGATCACGCCGGAGGACGGAACTcggacatcatcatcatcaacatggcCTTCTCCAACCTGCTGGTGTCGGTGATGAGGAACACTCTGCTTGTCATCTCAGACATGGGGCTGGAG CTGTACTCGTCTAAAGAGTGGTGTCAGCTCCTCATGGGCGTGTGGGTGTGGCTGCGATCGGTCAACGTCTGGTCAACACTCTTCCTCAGCgccttccatctccagacactCAGGAGGGTGGCCCCCACCATAGGCATGCTGCATGGCCCTCGTGGGGTTCCCAAGGCCCTGCTGCTGAGTTTAGGTCTGATCTGGTTGGTCAACTTTATTTACTCCATCCCTGCTCACATCTTCTCCACAAGTGGGAATGTCAACTCCACTGAG ACTTTAATGTTGGTCAGCAGCACGACGCGACCCCTGCTGGGCTGCGTGTGGAACTTCCCCACCGAGTACAGCGGCCTGGCTTATGCCACCACCTCCATGGTGATCCATGAAGCGCTTCCCATCATCCTGATGGCTCTGACCAACATGAGCTCCCTCTACACGCTCTACTCTCACAGCAGGAAGAGCAGCTCCACGAAGGACGCCCTGGTCATCAAGAGAGTTCCCGCTGAGAGGCGAGCGGCGAAG GTGATTCTGGCTCTCATCATGCTCTTCATCGCCTCCTGGGGCACCAGCATCATATCCGTCAACTATTTCAACTACAACCGCGGCACCTCGGCGGATTTCTTGCTGGTGGTCGCCCGCTTTGCCAACATCATCTTCATTGCCATGTCTCCCGGTGTTCTGGCCATCGGCCACCGTCGCCTGAGGGCCTTCATCAAGTCTGCCCTCTCCAGCTGA